One genomic region from Streptomyces sp. NBC_00582 encodes:
- a CDS encoding putative leader peptide, producing the protein MGRLHPATGRTSRTTWSSPLLTSRRHIDLQRVCSAISPRG; encoded by the coding sequence ATGGGGCGCCTGCACCCGGCCACCGGCCGCACCAGCCGTACGACCTGGTCGTCGCCCCTTCTCACCTCCCGCCGTCACATCGACCTGCAGCGCGTCTGCAGCGCCATCAGCCCACGCGGCTGA
- a CDS encoding LLM class flavin-dependent oxidoreductase, which produces MSSSPVSPLHLAVALDGTGWHPASWREPVARPRELFTAGYWADLVAEAERGLLDFVTIEDGLGPQSSHFLDPDDRTDQVRGRLDAVLVASRVAPLTRHIGLVPTAVVTHSEPFHLSKAIATLDYVSTGRAGLRVQISARPTDAAHFGRRTIARIDDHHSPVVTDLFDEAADYVEVVRRLWDSWEDDAEIRDVATGRFIDRDKLHYIDFEGRHFSVKGPSITPRPPQGQPLVTALAHATVPYRLVARAADVGHVTPHDADQARAIVAEIRAEQEAAGRAAEPLHVFGDLVVFLDDDPAEAAARRDRLDTLAGEAYTSDARIFTGTPAQLADLLQEWGEAGLTGFRLRPAVAGHDLPALTRGLVPELQRRGAFRRSYEADTLRGLLGLTRPANRYAAA; this is translated from the coding sequence GTGTCCTCAAGCCCCGTTTCCCCCCTTCACCTCGCCGTCGCCCTCGACGGCACCGGCTGGCACCCCGCCTCCTGGCGCGAGCCGGTCGCCCGCCCCCGAGAGCTGTTCACCGCCGGATACTGGGCGGACCTGGTCGCCGAGGCCGAGCGCGGACTGCTCGACTTCGTCACCATCGAGGACGGCCTCGGCCCCCAGTCCTCCCACTTCCTGGACCCGGACGACCGCACCGACCAGGTCCGCGGCCGGCTTGACGCCGTGCTCGTCGCCTCCCGCGTCGCACCGCTCACCCGGCACATAGGCCTGGTGCCGACCGCGGTCGTCACACACAGCGAGCCCTTCCACCTCTCGAAGGCGATCGCCACCCTCGACTACGTCAGCACCGGCCGCGCCGGACTGCGCGTCCAGATCAGCGCCCGCCCCACGGACGCCGCCCACTTCGGCCGCCGTACGATCGCCCGCATCGACGACCACCACAGCCCCGTGGTGACCGACCTCTTCGACGAGGCCGCCGACTACGTGGAGGTGGTGCGCCGCCTCTGGGACAGCTGGGAGGACGACGCCGAGATCCGGGACGTCGCCACCGGCCGCTTCATCGACCGCGACAAGCTGCACTACATCGACTTCGAGGGCCGCCACTTCAGCGTCAAGGGCCCCTCCATCACCCCCCGTCCGCCGCAGGGCCAGCCCCTGGTCACCGCGCTCGCCCACGCCACCGTGCCGTACCGGCTGGTGGCCCGCGCCGCGGACGTCGGCCACGTCACCCCGCACGACGCCGACCAGGCCCGGGCGATCGTCGCCGAGATCCGCGCCGAGCAGGAGGCGGCGGGCCGCGCGGCCGAACCCCTCCATGTCTTCGGCGACCTGGTCGTCTTCCTCGACGACGACCCCGCCGAGGCGGCGGCCCGCCGCGACCGCCTCGACACCCTCGCCGGCGAGGCGTACACGAGCGACGCCCGTATCTTCACCGGCACCCCCGCCCAACTCGCCGACCTGTTGCAGGAATGGGGGGAGGCCGGGCTGACCGGCTTCCGGCTGCGTCCCGCCGTCGCCGGACACGACCTGCCCGCCCTCACCCGGGGCCTCGTCCCCGAACTCCAGCGCCGGGGCGCCTTCCGCCGCTCCTACGAGGCCGACACCCTGCGCGGACTGCTCGGCCTGACCCGCCCCGCCAACCGCTACGCCGCAGCCTGA
- a CDS encoding NtaA/DmoA family FMN-dependent monooxygenase (This protein belongs to a clade of FMN-dependent monooxygenases, within a broader family of flavin-dependent oxidoreductases, the luciferase-like monooxygenase (LMM) family, some of whose members use coenzyme F420 rather than FMN.), which yields MSKPRKQIHLAAHFPGVNNTTVWSDPKAGSHIEFSSFAHFARTAERAKFDFLFLAEGLRLREQGGKIYDLDVVGRPDTFTVLAALAAVTDHLGLTGTINSTFNEPYEVARQFASLDHLSGGRAAWNVVTSWDAFTGENFRRGGFLPQDERYSRAKEFLATTTELFDSWQGDEILADQATGTFLRDAKAGAFVHEGRHFDIHGRFNVPRGPQGRPVIFQAGDSEEGREFAASSADAIFSRYAQLETGQAFYTDVKSRLAKYGRRSDDLLILPAATFVLGDTDAEAAEIAKDVRRRQVSGATALKHLEFVWNRDLSAYDPEGPLPDVDPLVSEEHISRGRAQVRMYRDPVAVAREWRELAQANNWSIRDLVIETGNRQNFVGTPQTVADTIDDYVQADASDGFILVPHITPTGLDEFADKVVPLLQEKGVFRTEYEGTTLRDHLGLAHPDAKAAERAAS from the coding sequence ATGAGCAAGCCCCGGAAGCAGATCCACCTCGCCGCCCACTTCCCCGGCGTCAACAACACCACCGTGTGGAGCGACCCGAAGGCCGGCAGCCACATCGAGTTCAGCTCCTTCGCCCACTTCGCGCGGACCGCCGAACGCGCCAAGTTCGACTTCCTCTTCCTCGCCGAGGGACTCCGGCTGCGCGAACAGGGCGGCAAGATATACGACCTGGACGTCGTCGGCCGCCCCGACACCTTCACCGTCCTCGCCGCGCTCGCCGCCGTCACCGACCACCTCGGCCTGACCGGCACCATCAACTCCACCTTCAACGAGCCCTACGAGGTCGCCCGCCAGTTCGCCAGCCTCGACCACCTCTCCGGCGGCCGGGCCGCGTGGAACGTGGTCACCTCCTGGGACGCCTTCACCGGAGAGAACTTCCGCCGCGGCGGCTTCCTCCCGCAGGACGAGCGCTACTCCCGCGCCAAGGAGTTCCTCGCCACGACCACCGAACTCTTCGACTCCTGGCAGGGCGACGAGATCCTCGCCGACCAGGCCACCGGCACCTTCCTGCGCGACGCCAAGGCCGGCGCCTTCGTCCACGAGGGCCGGCACTTCGACATCCACGGCCGCTTCAACGTCCCCCGCGGCCCCCAGGGCCGCCCGGTGATCTTCCAGGCCGGCGACTCCGAGGAGGGCCGCGAGTTCGCCGCGTCCAGCGCCGACGCGATCTTCAGCCGGTACGCCCAGCTGGAGACCGGCCAGGCGTTCTACACGGACGTCAAGTCCCGCCTGGCCAAGTACGGCCGCCGCTCCGACGACCTGCTGATCCTGCCCGCCGCCACCTTCGTGCTCGGCGACACCGACGCCGAGGCCGCGGAGATCGCCAAGGACGTGCGCCGCCGGCAGGTCAGCGGCGCCACCGCGCTCAAGCACCTGGAGTTCGTCTGGAACCGGGACCTGTCCGCGTACGACCCCGAAGGCCCCCTGCCCGACGTCGACCCCCTGGTGAGCGAGGAGCACATCTCGCGGGGCCGCGCCCAGGTCCGCATGTACCGCGACCCCGTGGCCGTCGCCCGTGAGTGGCGGGAGCTCGCGCAGGCCAACAACTGGTCCATCCGCGACCTGGTCATCGAGACCGGCAACCGGCAGAACTTCGTCGGGACCCCGCAGACCGTCGCCGACACCATCGACGACTACGTCCAGGCGGACGCCAGCGACGGCTTCATCCTCGTCCCGCACATCACCCCCACGGGCCTCGACGAGTTCGCCGACAAGGTCGTCCCGCTCCTGCAGGAGAAGGGCGTCTTCCGCACCGAGTACGAGGGCACCACCCTGCGCGACCACCTCGGCCTCGCGCACCCGGACGCGAAGGCCGCGGAACGGGCCGCGTCGTGA
- a CDS encoding GNAT family N-acetyltransferase encodes MTSPLDLRGGGAPTATPPHPLDNAVRAALPDPRDPAAWPDPHTLAGPGTTVRIKPVDSVPDRREITGGGEGVQLAATEEFRTGPAPEAVRLGPGDVTEIPDLVARTRPSPFLRRTVLLGTRLGIRHRGRLVPLAGERSGMGLHPAEGRGSLRRTGWTEISAVCTDPEHRGRGLATRLVRAVGHGIRERGDTPFPHAAADNAPAIRLYASPGFRLRRRSAIVSVRTPGTSREAGAL; translated from the coding sequence GTGACTTCCCCGCTCGACCTCCGCGGAGGCGGAGCCCCCACCGCCACCCCGCCCCACCCCCTCGACAACGCCGTCCGGGCCGCCCTCCCCGACCCGCGCGACCCGGCCGCCTGGCCCGATCCGCACACCCTCGCCGGACCCGGAACGACCGTACGGATCAAGCCCGTCGACAGCGTCCCCGACCGCCGGGAGATCACCGGCGGCGGGGAGGGCGTCCAGCTCGCCGCCACCGAGGAGTTCCGCACCGGGCCCGCCCCCGAGGCCGTACGCCTCGGCCCCGGCGACGTGACCGAGATCCCCGACCTCGTCGCCCGCACCCGCCCCAGCCCCTTCCTGCGGCGGACCGTCCTCCTCGGCACCCGCCTCGGCATCCGCCACCGGGGCCGCCTCGTCCCCCTGGCGGGCGAGCGAAGCGGGATGGGGCTCCACCCGGCCGAAGGCCGGGGGAGCCTCCGCCGCACCGGCTGGACCGAGATCAGCGCCGTCTGCACCGACCCCGAGCACCGGGGCCGAGGCCTCGCCACCCGGCTGGTCCGCGCGGTCGGCCACGGTATCCGCGAACGGGGCGACACCCCCTTCCCGCACGCCGCCGCCGACAACGCCCCGGCGATCCGCCTCTACGCGTCCCCCGGCTTCCGCCTCCGCCGCCGCTCGGCCATCGTGTCGGTGCGCACTCCGGGAACATCGCGCGAGGCCGGGGCGTTGTGA
- a CDS encoding amino acid ABC transporter ATP-binding protein, with translation MTTETTETVKTEQDAAVVPAAVEVHDVHKWYGAHRVLEGVSLTVRPGEVTVILGPSGSGKSTLLRVINHLEKPEIGYVSVNGEPIGVRRHGDRLRELSERTILTQRGRIGFVFQNFNLFPHLTVLDNVAAAPVATGRLAKSEAQELARELLGRVGLADKAGAYPRQLSGGQQQRVAIARALALRPGVILSDEPTSALDPELVGEVLAVIKDLATSGTTLVIVTHEVGFAREVADRVVFIDGGRIVEQGPPHEVLDRPQHERTRDFLSKVL, from the coding sequence ATGACCACCGAGACCACCGAGACCGTCAAGACCGAGCAGGACGCCGCGGTGGTGCCCGCCGCCGTCGAGGTGCACGACGTGCACAAGTGGTACGGCGCCCACCGTGTCCTGGAGGGCGTCAGCCTGACCGTGCGGCCCGGCGAGGTCACGGTGATCCTCGGCCCGTCCGGCTCCGGCAAGTCCACCCTGCTGCGGGTCATCAACCATCTGGAGAAGCCGGAGATCGGCTACGTCAGCGTCAACGGCGAACCGATCGGCGTCCGTCGGCACGGCGACCGGCTGCGCGAGCTCAGCGAGCGCACCATCCTGACCCAGCGCGGCCGGATCGGCTTCGTCTTCCAGAACTTCAACCTCTTCCCGCACCTGACCGTGCTGGACAACGTCGCCGCCGCGCCCGTGGCGACGGGCCGGCTCGCCAAGTCCGAGGCGCAGGAACTCGCCCGTGAACTCCTCGGCCGGGTCGGCCTCGCCGACAAGGCCGGCGCCTACCCCCGCCAGCTCTCCGGCGGCCAGCAACAGCGCGTCGCCATCGCCCGCGCCCTCGCCCTGCGCCCGGGTGTCATCCTCTCCGACGAACCCACCTCCGCGCTCGACCCCGAACTCGTCGGGGAGGTACTCGCCGTCATCAAGGACCTCGCGACCAGCGGCACCACCCTCGTCATCGTCACCCACGAGGTCGGCTTCGCCCGCGAGGTCGCCGACAGGGTCGTCTTCATCGACGGCGGACGGATCGTCGAACAGGGCCCGCCCCACGAGGTCCTGGACAGGCCGCAGCACGAGCGGACCCGGGACTTCCTCAGCAAGGTCCTCTGA
- a CDS encoding ABC transporter substrate-binding protein: MPTHVTRRSLIRGITAATAVATLATGLAACGGESDAATTTDSAASGSVTIGRVSNGAAKETTLKVSEVTSISDELPAAVKKSGRLNIGIGALPSGFAPLAFIGDDQKTLTGAEPDFGRLVAAVLGLKPETKNFTWENLFVGIDSGKVDVAFSNVTDTEERKKKYEFASYRQDNLGWEVKKSSTWNFDGNYENLAGLTVSVGSGTNQEKILLEWKKKLEAEGKKLTIKYYPDRNGLYLALSSGKIDAYFGPNPGIAYNVSQTAGTANATRNAGTFSGAGETLQGLIAATAKKDSGLAKPLADAINYLIKNGQYAKWLAAYNLSNEAVAKSEVNPPGLPLDNS, from the coding sequence ATGCCCACCCACGTCACCCGACGCAGCCTGATTCGCGGCATCACCGCGGCGACCGCGGTCGCCACCCTCGCCACCGGGCTCGCCGCCTGCGGTGGGGAGAGCGACGCCGCCACCACGACCGACAGCGCCGCCTCCGGCAGCGTGACCATCGGCCGGGTCTCCAACGGCGCCGCCAAGGAGACCACCCTGAAGGTCTCCGAGGTCACGTCCATCAGCGACGAACTCCCGGCCGCGGTCAAGAAGAGCGGCAGGCTGAACATCGGCATCGGCGCCCTGCCCTCCGGCTTCGCCCCGCTCGCGTTCATCGGCGACGACCAGAAGACCCTCACCGGCGCCGAGCCCGACTTCGGCCGGCTGGTCGCCGCGGTCCTCGGCCTGAAGCCCGAGACGAAGAACTTCACCTGGGAGAACCTCTTCGTCGGCATCGACAGCGGCAAGGTCGACGTCGCCTTCTCCAACGTCACCGACACCGAGGAGCGCAAGAAGAAGTACGAGTTCGCCTCCTACCGGCAGGACAACCTCGGCTGGGAGGTGAAGAAGTCCAGCACCTGGAACTTCGACGGCAACTACGAGAACCTCGCCGGACTCACCGTCTCCGTCGGCTCCGGCACCAACCAGGAGAAGATCCTCCTGGAGTGGAAGAAGAAGCTCGAGGCCGAGGGCAAGAAGCTCACGATCAAGTACTACCCGGACCGCAACGGCCTCTACCTGGCCCTCAGCAGCGGCAAGATCGACGCCTACTTCGGCCCCAACCCCGGCATCGCCTACAACGTGTCGCAGACCGCCGGAACCGCCAACGCGACCCGCAACGCGGGCACCTTCTCCGGCGCGGGCGAGACGCTCCAGGGCCTGATCGCCGCCACCGCCAAGAAGGACAGCGGCCTCGCCAAGCCGCTCGCCGACGCCATCAACTACCTGATCAAGAACGGGCAGTACGCCAAGTGGCTGGCCGCCTACAACCTCTCCAACGAGGCCGTCGCCAAGTCCGAGGTCAACCCGCCCGGCCTGCCCCTGGACAACTCCTGA
- a CDS encoding LLM class flavin-dependent oxidoreductase codes for MRFLAITLIVHRPDPVTGVQKSTLDRFREVLDNALLAEELGFDGFGVGERHERPFISSSPTVVLSHIAALTSRIRLFTAVTTLSLLDPVRAYEDYATLDHLSGGRLDLIIGKGNGAAQRELFQVTPEDQWERNAESYEVFRRIWRHDKVTAHTRFRPALKDAEVWPRPYQRPVRVWHGSATSKESVDLAARYGDPLFSANVTHPVEPYAELIRHYRERWEHYGHDPAALTVGAGSAGLLVTRTSQEALDLYRPVFEANLAFQRQTGLPVVFETLEDFVERSSALIGSPQQVIDKVHRYHERLGHTVLHLHADAGGLTDRAHRHSLELFQSEVAPVLRTEIPDPPFAWAPVLTPTTEEPARV; via the coding sequence GTGAGGTTCCTCGCCATCACCCTGATCGTGCACCGCCCGGACCCGGTCACCGGCGTCCAGAAGTCCACCCTGGACCGCTTCCGCGAGGTGCTCGACAACGCCCTGCTCGCCGAGGAGCTCGGCTTCGACGGATTCGGCGTGGGGGAGCGGCACGAGCGGCCGTTCATCTCCTCCTCGCCGACCGTCGTCCTCAGCCACATCGCCGCCCTGACCAGCCGCATCCGGCTGTTCACCGCCGTGACCACGCTCAGCCTCCTCGACCCGGTCCGCGCCTACGAGGACTACGCCACCCTCGACCACCTCTCCGGCGGCCGGCTCGACCTGATCATCGGCAAGGGCAACGGCGCCGCCCAGCGGGAGCTGTTCCAGGTCACCCCCGAGGACCAGTGGGAGCGCAACGCCGAGAGCTACGAGGTGTTCCGGCGGATCTGGCGCCACGACAAGGTCACCGCGCACACCCGCTTCCGGCCCGCGCTGAAGGACGCCGAGGTGTGGCCGCGGCCGTACCAGCGGCCGGTCCGGGTCTGGCACGGCAGCGCCACCAGCAAGGAGTCCGTCGACCTCGCCGCCCGCTACGGCGACCCGCTGTTCTCCGCGAACGTCACGCACCCCGTCGAGCCCTACGCCGAGCTGATCCGCCACTACCGCGAACGCTGGGAGCACTACGGCCACGACCCGGCCGCCCTCACGGTCGGCGCCGGCTCGGCCGGGCTCCTGGTGACCCGCACCTCCCAGGAGGCGCTCGACCTGTACCGGCCGGTCTTCGAGGCGAACCTGGCGTTCCAGAGGCAGACCGGCCTGCCGGTGGTCTTCGAGACCCTGGAGGACTTCGTCGAGCGCAGCTCGGCCCTCATCGGCAGCCCGCAGCAGGTCATCGACAAGGTGCACCGCTATCACGAGCGGCTCGGCCACACCGTTCTCCATCTGCACGCGGACGCGGGCGGCCTCACCGACCGCGCGCACCGGCACTCCCTGGAGCTGTTCCAGTCGGAGGTGGCCCCGGTGCTCCGCACGGAGATCCCCGACCCGCCGTTCGCGTGGGCCCCGGTGCTCACACCCACCACCGAGGAGCCGGCCCGTGTCTGA
- a CDS encoding glutathione S-transferase C-terminal domain-containing protein produces MSVTPLAAHPSARPAPAFRGRIGRDARSGHYAVPRRYRLHLCTADPDGLRIAVTHTLLGLDRACPVTFLPAVPDCPDGGHTQLRPLYDASAHRYTGPALAPVLSDDWSGRIVSTHGPDIARDLARRFGGGRAVLYPCGAESEIEAVERMCAEGIEQAAQCAGDAAAEAAGRAAGLAALLATLGVLERGLSAQPYLISDQITAADVELWVALVRLDTVHRHHLDADAVRRVAGHPALWAYARRLAAHPAFGAHLDLDGIARRHHARCRGLEAAGSAVQILDWAAHAADGNGVPSQVNRP; encoded by the coding sequence ATGTCCGTCACACCGCTGGCCGCCCACCCGTCCGCCCGCCCCGCCCCCGCCTTCCGGGGCCGCATCGGCCGGGACGCGCGCAGCGGGCACTACGCCGTGCCGCGCCGCTACCGCCTCCATCTGTGCACCGCCGACCCGGACGGACTGCGCATCGCCGTCACCCACACCCTTCTCGGCCTCGACCGCGCCTGTCCGGTCACCTTCCTGCCCGCCGTCCCCGACTGTCCCGACGGCGGCCACACGCAACTGCGCCCGCTCTACGACGCCAGCGCCCACCGCTACACCGGACCGGCCCTCGCCCCGGTGCTCAGCGACGACTGGTCGGGCCGGATCGTCTCCACCCACGGCCCCGACATCGCCCGTGACCTCGCCCGGCGCTTCGGCGGCGGCCGGGCCGTGCTGTACCCCTGCGGCGCGGAGTCGGAGATCGAGGCCGTGGAGCGGATGTGCGCCGAGGGCATCGAACAGGCGGCGCAGTGTGCCGGGGACGCCGCGGCCGAGGCGGCCGGGCGGGCGGCCGGGCTCGCCGCGCTGCTCGCCACGCTCGGCGTGCTGGAGCGGGGGCTCAGTGCGCAGCCGTATCTGATCAGTGATCAGATCACCGCCGCCGACGTGGAGTTGTGGGTCGCGCTGGTCCGGCTCGACACCGTGCACCGGCACCACCTCGACGCCGACGCCGTGCGCCGCGTCGCCGGACACCCCGCCCTGTGGGCCTACGCCCGCCGGCTGGCCGCCCACCCGGCCTTCGGCGCGCACCTCGACCTGGACGGCATCGCCCGCCGCCACCACGCCCGTTGCCGGGGCCTGGAGGCCGCCGGCTCCGCTGTCCAGATCCTGGACTGGGCAGCCCATGCGGCGGACGGAAACGGTGTTCCCTCGCAGGTCAACCGGCCCTGA
- the paaZ gene encoding phenylacetic acid degradation bifunctional protein PaaZ, translating to MLQSHLQDTWVTPTAADGSATEVRDAVTGDLVCRVSSDGLDLAGAFGHARRIGGPALGALTFPQRAGLLEAVADAVRARREELYALSARAGATLNDARYDVDGGIRVLRDYAARARAGLPDAPHLVEGPAERLARGEDFLGVHLVTPSPGLMLQVNAFNFPVWAPLEKLAQAVLAGLPSVVKPATPTAYLTEHLVRIVTEAGVLPPGTLQLVVGSVRPALALLGEQDVLSFTGSAATAETLRTHPTVVARSVRFNAEADSVNAIVLAPDVTPGTPLFEGFVREVVTEMTVKAGQKCTAIRRVLVPREQEAAALDAIAAELAGVTVGDPAAEGVRMGPVVSLAQREDVRRAVRRIAASGRFVHGDPAKVRVVDADPGRGAFLDTLLVSADPEAAAPHEVEPFGPAATVLAYRDTAHAADLLARGRGSLAASLVSDDVPWTTGLVARTAAWHGRLHLLDSVTLGQTTGHGSPLPALRHGGPGRAGGGSEMAGLRGVLDLMQRTAVQGSRRTLDALGA from the coding sequence ATGCTCCAGAGCCATCTGCAGGACACCTGGGTCACCCCCACCGCCGCGGACGGGTCCGCGACCGAGGTGCGCGACGCCGTCACCGGCGACCTGGTGTGCCGTGTCTCCTCCGACGGCCTCGACCTCGCCGGGGCGTTCGGCCACGCGCGCCGGATCGGCGGCCCCGCGCTGGGGGCCCTGACCTTCCCTCAGCGGGCCGGCCTGCTGGAGGCCGTCGCCGACGCCGTGCGCGCCCGCCGCGAGGAGCTCTACGCCCTCTCCGCCCGCGCCGGAGCCACCCTGAACGACGCCCGTTACGACGTCGACGGCGGTATCCGCGTCCTGCGCGACTACGCCGCCCGGGCCCGCGCCGGACTCCCGGACGCACCGCACCTGGTGGAGGGCCCCGCCGAACGCCTCGCCCGCGGGGAGGACTTCCTCGGCGTCCACCTCGTCACCCCCTCACCGGGACTGATGCTCCAGGTGAACGCCTTCAACTTCCCCGTCTGGGCCCCGCTGGAGAAGCTGGCGCAGGCCGTGCTGGCGGGGCTGCCGAGCGTGGTGAAGCCGGCCACCCCGACCGCGTACCTCACCGAGCACCTGGTCCGGATCGTGACGGAGGCCGGTGTCCTGCCGCCCGGGACGCTCCAGTTGGTCGTCGGATCGGTCCGCCCGGCCCTCGCACTCCTCGGTGAGCAGGACGTCCTGTCGTTCACCGGCTCCGCGGCCACCGCCGAGACCCTGCGCACCCATCCCACCGTGGTGGCCCGTTCGGTCCGCTTCAACGCCGAGGCGGACTCCGTCAACGCGATCGTCCTCGCCCCCGATGTCACGCCCGGGACACCGCTGTTCGAGGGGTTCGTGCGCGAGGTGGTGACCGAGATGACGGTCAAGGCGGGCCAGAAGTGCACCGCGATCCGCCGCGTCCTCGTCCCCCGTGAGCAGGAGGCCGCCGCCCTCGACGCGATCGCCGCCGAGCTGGCCGGGGTGACCGTCGGCGACCCCGCGGCCGAGGGCGTCCGGATGGGCCCGGTCGTCAGCCTCGCCCAGCGCGAGGACGTCAGGCGGGCCGTGCGCCGGATCGCCGCGTCGGGGCGGTTCGTGCACGGCGACCCGGCGAAGGTGCGGGTGGTCGACGCCGACCCCGGGCGGGGCGCCTTCCTCGACACGCTCCTCGTCTCCGCCGACCCGGAGGCCGCCGCGCCGCACGAGGTCGAGCCGTTCGGACCGGCGGCGACCGTGCTGGCGTACCGGGACACCGCGCACGCGGCGGATCTGCTGGCCCGCGGACGCGGCAGCCTCGCCGCGTCCCTGGTGAGCGACGACGTCCCGTGGACCACCGGTCTCGTCGCGCGGACGGCCGCCTGGCACGGCCGGCTGCATCTGCTGGACTCGGTCACCCTGGGGCAGACCACCGGGCACGGTTCCCCCCTGCCCGCGCTGCGCCACGGCGGCCCCGGCCGGGCCGGCGGCGGCTCCGAGATGGCGGGCCTGCGGGGCGTACTCGACCTGATGCAGCGGACGGCGGTCCAGGGATCGCGGCGGACGCTCGACGCCTTGGGGGCGTGA
- a CDS encoding putative leader peptide, giving the protein MTHDDVWKAPSGAHPGEVTAVLLIRHAVRLHSRPHIDLQRVAGALCCS; this is encoded by the coding sequence GTGACTCACGACGACGTGTGGAAGGCGCCCTCGGGCGCCCACCCCGGGGAGGTGACGGCCGTGCTGCTCATACGCCACGCCGTGCGCCTTCACTCCCGTCCCCACATCGACCTCCAGCGCGTGGCCGGCGCGCTCTGTTGTTCCTGA
- a CDS encoding amino acid ABC transporter permease, translating into MSEPPGAVTLAEAPAADTPSEKLTAQRVQPLRRPGRWIATAVVLVLVAQFAHGLVSNPFYQWDRFGYWFLRPVILDGLLITLEVTAYSAVLGLLGGILLALARLSKSPVLRAVSWTYVWALRSIPLIVVLLFLYNFSALYQTLSLGVPFGPAFFTFDESRLATDIVIAVVGLSLNEAAYAAEVVRGGILSVDQGQHEAAAALGLPKRYQFWRIVFPQALRSITPNYVNQLIGLVKSTSLVFYVSLLDLFGTAQTMGATYPGDIVPLLLVVTVWYLILTSLVSVVQFYVERYYARGATRSLPPTPLQKLRSGLTDLRARIRREAAV; encoded by the coding sequence ATGAGTGAACCCCCAGGCGCCGTGACCCTCGCCGAGGCACCCGCCGCCGACACCCCGTCAGAGAAGCTCACCGCACAGCGCGTTCAGCCCCTGCGCCGGCCCGGCCGCTGGATCGCCACCGCCGTGGTGCTGGTCCTGGTGGCCCAGTTCGCGCACGGCCTGGTGTCCAACCCGTTCTACCAGTGGGACCGCTTCGGTTACTGGTTCCTGCGCCCGGTGATCCTCGACGGACTGCTCATCACCCTCGAAGTCACCGCCTACAGCGCGGTGTTGGGCCTGCTCGGCGGGATCCTGCTCGCCCTCGCCCGGCTGTCGAAGAGCCCGGTGCTGCGCGCGGTGAGCTGGACCTACGTCTGGGCGCTGCGCTCCATCCCGCTGATCGTGGTCCTGCTCTTCCTGTACAACTTCAGCGCCCTGTACCAGACGCTGAGCCTGGGCGTCCCCTTCGGCCCCGCCTTCTTCACCTTCGACGAGTCCCGGCTCGCCACCGACATCGTGATCGCCGTCGTCGGCCTCAGCCTCAACGAGGCGGCCTACGCCGCCGAGGTGGTCCGCGGCGGCATCCTCTCGGTCGACCAGGGCCAGCACGAGGCGGCCGCGGCGCTCGGACTGCCCAAGCGCTACCAGTTCTGGAGGATCGTCTTTCCCCAGGCCCTGCGCTCCATCACCCCGAACTACGTGAACCAGCTGATCGGCCTGGTCAAGTCCACCTCACTGGTGTTCTACGTCTCGCTGCTCGACCTGTTCGGCACCGCGCAGACCATGGGCGCCACCTACCCCGGTGACATCGTGCCGCTGCTGCTGGTCGTCACCGTCTGGTACCTGATCCTGACCAGCCTCGTCTCCGTCGTCCAGTTCTACGTCGAGCGGTACTACGCCCGGGGCGCCACCCGCTCCCTGCCGCCGACGCCGTTGCAGAAGCTGCGGTCCGGTCTCACCGACCTGCGGGCCCGCATCCGCCGGGAGGCAGCCGTATGA